The DNA window CCCTCAGAGCAGAGTGTTCCACAAActcctggctgtggcaggctgACCCCATGATCCCAGCACTGGGAAACAATCCCTGAACAAAGCTCACAAATCCAAACCCAGCagggatcctgcccctctgttTTCCAGATGAAGGAACTTCGGGTTGttcagggaaggagggaaatccccaaacaaaacaagctGAGCAGGGAACTCACCTGCTGCTTGAGGTGGGTCTCCTGCTGCTTCATCAGCTCACACATCCTCTGTGATTCCACAGCTTCcttcagcagctggggaagagcaAAGCAGTTAcctggggatgctcaggagAGGCACAAGGAGCTCCTGGACATGCCAAGATCTGGGATAACACCCAGGGACCCAAACCAAGACCCAAAAAGTGCCTCAATCAACTGCTCCAACACTTACAAAATCCTTCTCCCGCTGGtgcctctcctctgcctccttcagCATCTCCTGGGCCTGCTGCAGTTTGGCatccaccagctgctgctgcagctccttgtgcTTGAACACCTTGTCAATGTGCTGCAGGGGGAACAcccagctcagggcacagccagagctccctcctcccctgaAGGGGCTCCCAGGGCTGACCTGGCAGAACCCAGAAaactcctctggctgccctaAAGGGCTCCAGTCCCTCCCTGGGGGGGCTCAGAGTCAAAACCACCTGGGCCTTTGATTCAGCCTttagaaaaaacaattaccacCTTTATATGAAGAACTACAAGCCACGAAAGcttaagtagaatgatagtgaatttatcacagggtgaaaaatagatttttggggcttttagaatgggggttcaggaggaatctgggcatgtccagcctttctccttcttcttcttcttggcctccaccttctgctgtgatggtggcacttttggattggtttagagtggAAGATTagtgtctaacacaggtgacagggattgggaagttattgtaaatattgtccatgtagtttttagtataaaaaaactataaatagtttttttatactaaaaactataTGGACAATATTTAcaatactaaaaaataaaatagataaaatactaaaataaatactaactataaatagtttttttagtataaaaatagtttttttagtataaaaacACAAGCAGTGAGGCAAGCAGTGTgcctgccagacagacctgtGGCGAGTCAGACAAATAATGTTATAAATAATAATCAACCTGGAGAAGGAGAACAaaagaatcctgactcctccTCCAACTGCAAGCTCAGAAAAAGAAGTTTGTCCATATCTCAGAGGTTCTGGGGCTGACCCACCTCCTCCCTGAGCTCGTACTGCTCGATGAGCTTCTTGAGCCTCTCGGCCAGCTCCATGTTCTCCTGGCGCAGCTTCGAGTTGCGCTCGTTGTGCTGCTCCATCTGCAGCTGGATGTCGTTCAGGGTCACCTGGAAGTGAGAGGTcacctccttcctcttctcctcctcctccctggcacGCTGGACGCCCTCCTCCTgcggcagggatggggcaggtaAGGGAGGAGCTTCCCAAAATGATGGTCCCAACCCATCCGGCCTGCCATGATCCCTTCTATCCATCCCAAAATGATGTCCTTCTATCCATCAGGAAAACTTCCCTAAATGATGTTCCCAATGAATTCAGCCTCCCATTATTCCTTATTTTCATAAGAAAAACTTCCCAAAATGATGTTCCCAATGAATTCCGCCTCCCATGACTCCTCCTATCCCTCAGGAAAACTTCCCAAAATGATGCTCTTACATCCATGAGGAAAACTTCCCTAAATGATGTTCCCAATCCATCCAGCCTCCTGTTATTCCTTATTTCCAAGAGAAAAACTTCCCAAAATGATGTTCCCAACCAATTCAGCCTCCTGTTATTCCTTATTTCCATAAGAAAAACTTCCCAAAATAATGTCCTAATATCCATCAGGAAAACTTCCCAAAATGATGTTCCTAACCAATTCAGCCTCCTGTTACTCCTTATTTCCATAAGAAAAACTTCCCTAAATGATGTTCCCAACCCATCCAGCCTCCTGTTATTCCTTATTTCCAAGAGAAAAACTTCCCAAAATGATGTTCCCAACCAATTCAGCCTCCTGTTATTCCTTATATCCATAAGAAAAACTTCCCAAAATGATGTCCTAATATCCATCAGGAAAACTTCCCAAAATTATGTTCCCAACCCACCCAGCCTCCCATTGCTCCTTGTAAGAAAAACTTCCCTAAATGATGTTCCCAACCCATCCAACCTCCCATTATTCCTTCTATCCCTCAGGAAAACTTCCCAAAATTATGTTCCCAACCCATCCAGCCTCCTGTTATTCCTTCTATGCCTCAGGAAAACTTCCCTAAATGATGTTCCCAACCCACCCAGCCTCCTGTTATTCTTTATTTCCATAAGAAAAACTTCCCTAAATGATGTTCCTAACCCATCCAGCCTCCTGTTATTCCTTATATCCATAAGAAAAACTTCCCAAAATGATGTCCTTATATCCATCAGGAAAACTTCCCAAAATTATGTTCCCAACCCATCCAACCTCCCATTATTCCTTCTATCCCTCAGGAAAACTTCCCAAAGTGCTGCTCCCAATGAATTCAGCCTCCCATCCCTCAGGAAAGGACTCTGggccctctcccttccctcccttcagGGGACAAACCCTGAACCATCAGCTGGGACACCGCAGGCAGCGATGGCTCcacacccaaacccaaaccctgccctgagcccgAGGGGCACCCCTGGCCAGGCTGAGGGTGcccaggtggccctggggggctccaggggcacCTTGAGGGTGCGGttgtgcctctgcagctcccgGCACAGGCTCTCCAGCTTGCTGCGGGCCAGGATGGCCTTGCTGTGCTCGCTCTGCAGGTGATCCTTCTCCTGCACCAGCTGGCTCTGCTTCTTCTGCAGGATCCTCATCTGCTTCTGCGAGTTcctgtgctcctccagctgccacaggggagagaggctgtgggggcagcagggcagaggtgtCCCCCCCTGAGGGGTCACCACCTGCCCCTTGAGGGGACACCTGAGAGGACACCATCCACCCTcctgaggggacacctgaggggacaccatCTGCCCCTTGAGGGGACACCATCCACccacctgaggggacacctgaggggacaccaCCTGCCCCTtgaggggacacctgaggggacaccatCCACCCTCCTGAGGGGACACCCGAGGGGACACCATCTGCCCCTTGAGGGGACACCTTCTCCCCCCTGACGGGACACCTTCTTCCCCTCTGAAGGGTCACCATCTGCCCCTtgaggggacacctgaggggacaccatCCACCCTcctgaggggacacctgaggggacaccatCTGCCCCTTGAGGGGACACCATCCACCCTcctgaggggacacctgaggggacaccatTTGCCcccctgaggggacacctgaggggacacctgaggggacaccatCCACCCTCCTGATGGGACACCACCTGCCCCCTGAGGGGACACCTTCTTCCCCTCTGAAGGGTCACCATCTGCCCCTTGAGGAgacacctgaggggacaccatCCTCCCTCCTGAGAGGACACCATCTGCCCCCCTGAGGGGACACCAGCTGGCTGTGCCACAAGGCCAGCAGGTTTGTGACAcctctgggcagagcagtgacacagagccccggggtttttctccttcctcaattcccaccctgctgcagctggaaggagctcCACGCTCCCCCTGCACAGGGAAAAGCCACCCAAGGGCACTTTGGacaggcacaggcagccccaaacctcctccagctccacatCCACGCTTGGAACTCCACCTTGGCTCTGGTTAAacctgggatcagctctgtgTGGCTGACACTGAGCTCCTCTGGCACCCAGATGTGCCAAAATTCCTTCTGTCCACActtcaccaccaccaccaggctgcacccagcacacccaccctgtgctgggcagggatccagcactgcaggggtcccaggacacCACAAAGCTCCAGTGGGACCCTGGAATGTCCCTCTCAAAGGGCTCTCTGAGCTGCCAcatcctcccccagccccaggactcACCAGCTCAGCGTATTTCttgcacagagctgccagcttCTCCTCTGACGTGCTCAGGGTGTTCAGGGTCTGCATCAGCAAAGTGATTTCCTTGCCTGAAGAGACGTGGAATGGGAATGATGCAATAGATGGGATAAAAATGGCTTGACACAGAGCTCTGGcttggaaaggtggaaaaaggaggggctgagcaggttCCCAGTGGATTCCCAGGATCTCCCCATGGTGGGAGAACTGGAGCAGTTGGATTTTGGAGGGGAAAAtcatccctgggctggctggagccagctgtgcccagcagaagAGAAACCCATGGAATTCAGAGGCTGCACTGGGTGCAGAACAGAACAGGAGGATGTTCCCAAACACATCCAAGGCTCTGCTCTGACTCCCCCCAGGATGATTAGTGTGGGATAAAATCCATTTATCCATGCACTGATATCCTCAGGAACAGCTGGAGGAGGGAATCCCTCACCTAAAcctttggggagctgggaatcctTCACCTAAAcctctggggagctgggaatcctTCCCCTAAACCTTTAGGGAGCTGGGAATCCTTCCCCTAAACccttggggagctgggaatcctTCCCCTAAACccttggggagctgggaatcctTCCCCTAAAcctttggggagctgggaatcctTCCCCTAAACccttggggagctgggaatcctTCCCCTAAACccttggggagctgggaatcctTCCCCTAAACccttggggagctgggaatcctTCCCCTAAACccttggggagctgggaatcctTCCCCTAAACccttggggagctgggaatcctTCCCCTAAACccttggggagctgggaatcctTCCCCTAAACccttggggagctgggaatcctTCCCCTAAACccttggggagctgggaatcctTCCCCTAAACccttggggagctgggaatcctTCCCCTAAAcctttggggagcagggaatCCTTCCCTATAACccttggggagctgggaatcctTCCACTAAACCTTTAGGGAGCTGGGAATCCTTCCCCTAAAccttggggagctgggaatcctTCCCCTAAAcctttggggagcagggaatCCTTCCCCTAAAcctttggggagcagggaatCCTTCCCCTAAATCCTTGGGGAGCTGAGAATCCTTCCCCTAAacccctgaggagcagggaatccTTCCCCTAAACCCTTGGGGAGCAGGGAATCCTTCCCCTAAAcctttggggagcagggaatCCTTCCCCTAAAcctttggggagctgggaatcctTCCCCTAAAcctttggggagctgggaatccCTCACCTAAACTgttggggagctgggaatcctTCCCCTAAAcctttggggagctgggaatctCTCACCTAAACCgttggggagctgggaatcctTCCCCTAAAcctttggggagctgggaatcctTCACCTAAACccttggggagctgggaatcctTCCCCTAAACccttggggagctgggaatcctTCCCCTAAAcctttggggagctgggaatcctTCCCCATAACccttggggagctgggaatcctTCCCCATAACccttggggagctgggaatcctTCCCCATAACccttggggagctgggaatcctTCACCTAAACccttggggagctgggaatcctTCCCCTAAACccttggggagctgggaatctCTCACCTAAAcctttggggagctgggaatcctTCCCCTAAAcctttggggagctgggaatcctTCCCCATAACccttggggagctgggaatctCTCACCTAAACCCTTGGGTAGCTGGGAATCTCTCACCTAAACccttggggagctgggaatctCTCACCTAAACccttggggagctgggaatctCTCACCTAAACCCTTGGGTAGCTGGGAATCTCTCACCTAAACCCTTGGGTAGCTGGGAATCTCTCACCTAAACccttggggagctgggaatctCTCACCTAAACCCTTGGGTAGCTGGGAATCTCTCACCTAAACCCTTGGGGAGCAGGAAATCTCTCACCTAAAGCCCTGGGGAGCTGAAAATCCCTCACCTAAACCCTTggctttcttcttctcctgagCTTTCTtctgatccctgtccccagcctcctctccaggccGGAACTCCTCGCTGCCCTTCGAGTTCTCCTTCTCGCCGTTGATCTCGGGGcctcctggctcctgctccccgTTCCTGGGGGAGTCACTGCGGCCCTTGTCGGGCTCCTCGGGGGCATCCCCGTGCCCCCCATCCTCCCCTGGGTTCTCCTGGCTGGCATCCACACAGTAGGTGCTCAGGATGTCCTCCAGCTGCCGGCTCAGCTCCTCCGAGACGTCGCgggaggatttgggatcctcCTGAGtcaggggagctgggaggggaaagaaaggaacataaaaaagaattaattgaTTGATTCTCTTCCAGCCAGGTCTCATAAGCTGTTGGTGATGTATTTCACAGccaagatagctcagctgcCTTAGAAGGTATAAAATCAGCAGGGTGGATTCTGTGGGAGTGCTGGAAACCAAGCCCTGACATCTGTCAGGAAGGAGaattccccctctcccctctttggttttttttaaggaaagcaAGTTGTGTGTGAGCTTGGAGCTTTTTAGCATGATAATGGATTTGAAACCTGGGTaagagcagctggggatggagcaggcagAACAttctggcagcaggcaggagagggcaACTCCTCCAGGATGCACACTCAcagaaattggggaaaaaccAGATTTGATAAAaggcaaaacaacaaaactctttacagagaaaaacccagCCAGGTGCAAGAGcttcttgctcctggtaaaactCCTCACAAAAGccattagtttctttgttcttgtctttttctagtaaattgctcAGGCAATtttttggctcctgtccaaCTGCccatccttaagtttgaggtgaagtctCCCAGGTCCTATGAGGTGTCTTTCCACCTAACTAAAGAGAGAAACTTCTGAGcctatttcctttttaaggggACAAAAGATCATTTTGTCACTCCACCAAGGGGGCACATTCCCATAAATTGAGGTTTTCCCCTCCTCGGGAGGTTCTTCCTGGCTGGACTTGCAGGATAAGCTGCTTTGTTCCATTCCCAACAGCCTCTCCTTTGATCAGCAGAGCATGACCAAGCCCCTGACATCTGTCAAGAGGGAGAattcccccctctcccctctttttttttaaggaaagcaGGTTGTGTGTGAGCTCTTTTCCCCCCACAGAGGAattggcagctccagggctgggctttttAGCATGACAATGGATTTGAAATTTGGGTaagagcagctggggatggagcaggcagaacatcctggcagcaggcaggagagggcagctcctccaggatgcacacacacagaaataggggaaaaagcaggattttctgctctggaaaacaACAATTTTCTGCCCAGGAAACCCAGGATTTTCTAGCCTagaaaaccagaattttctGCCCTGGAAACCCAGGATTTTCTGGCCAGGAAAACGAGGATTTTCTAGCCTAGAAAACGAAGATTTTCTGCCcaggaaaaccagaattttctgcccaggaaaaccaggattttcTAGCCTAGAAAACCAGGATATCTGCCCAGGAAAACCAGGtttttctgctctggaaaaccACAATTTTCTGCCCAGGAAAACCAGGACTTTGTAGTCTAGAAAACCGGGATTCTCCGTCCCTACAAAGAGCTGGAATaaaagcagctccctggctctTCCCAGGCTCAAAGCTGCCCTCACACATCCCAGGGgatgccatgggcagggtcagACCCCCCCCAAGTCCCCAGGGGTCCCCCACCTtctgggggagctgcagcctctggtgAGTCTCCCTCTTCCAGCCCCATCCCGCTGCTCGTTCTGGAAGGACGTGGAGCTGCTTTGGTCTCCACTCCCTGGTTCTTCATCACAGCCTTTGCACCCTCtcaggctctgcagagacagAAGGGAGAGGTTTTGGGGACATCTGCAGGATTTTTGGAGTCATCAGcccaggctggcaaggaaggaGCCTGTTCTCAGCAGAAGCTCAGTGCTGAGGAAAGCATCTCTTGATTCCCAGTTTGTGTCAGGATAATTCCTGTTGGAATCTCCCTCTGGAGCAAggcagcacctcccagcccacAGATAACAGGATTTTCATCTCTGGGCACAACCCCCTCAGCCCTTTCTGCCCTTCCCAACTCTGGGATTTCACACCTGACCCAGAAatcagagctggcacagcacagaggtcAATTCCTGCTGAATTCCGTGGCCAAGGAGAGCCTGAAATCCCAGCTCCACATCCCCTGAGGCGTCTGGATGTCCTCAGCCTTCCCATTACCACCCTAATCAGGAGCTgcgggggctgctcctgctggtccGGAGGGAAAAGGTCCCCGGTTATACCGGGACCGGCCCTGCCGGAGCTCCTGGAAGGAAAACCCGCGGGCAAAGCACCGGCAGAGCCCAGCCCGTGGCAGCACCCACGTGCGGGGTGTCCGGGGCAGCGCCTTTCACCGGCACCTGCCCCGCGCCCCGGGCGCTGCTTTTCCGCTGCTGCACCCGCGCAGCTCCGGGGCCGGAACCGGGGCACGGCAGCGAGAACCGGGGTTCGGGGTCGATAATAACCGGGGTCCGGGGGTGacccggccccgcagccccccgggaGCCCCCGGCCCATGGCTCCCTCGGCaccggcagccccggcccgcccAGCCCCGCTGTCCCGGCCCGTGGTGCCCCCGTTCCAGCGGGACCcggccccccccagccccgttATGGCCCCGGGCGGGGCCCAGCCCCCGGTGCAGCCCCCAGTGCAGCCTCCGCCTCCCCCCTCCCCGTTAAAGCGGCCCCgctctgccccctccccgcACCGCCGTGACGTCACGCGCGCACCCCGTGACGTCAGCGCCGGCGGTCTGACGCAGGTGTCGCCTCGCTCCTCAGCCAACGGGTGCGCAGGGCTCGGCGGGGGCCCGGCGCATCGGCGGGGCGCTGGGTGCCGGTGTCCGCCCGGTGCCGCTGCGGCGGCGGTTGTGGCGGTTCCGGCGGTACCGGCGCTGAGGGAGCGGCTCGGCCCGGGGCCTCCAACGGCCGCGCGTgcgcccgcccgcgccgccgcccaATCAGCGGCCGCCGCGCGGGGGCTGCCGGGAAGCACCGGGGAGACGCGGCAAGCGCGGCGGGAGGCGCTGAGGAAACTACAGCTCCCAGCATCCTCCGCGAGAGAGCGGCCACAGGAACTACAGCTCCCAGAATGCTCAGCGCGAGGGTTGCCGTAGGAACTACAGCTCCCGGCCGGCTCTGTAGGGCTGGAATGagaagaggatgaggaaggaagaggaggaggaagaagggaagggggaaggaaacTGTATCCTACAACTACCGCCATGCCCCGCGCTTGGGGAAGAGAGGATGAGAAAGGGGAACTGTGGCCTACAATTCCCGGCATGCCTGGCGCatggctgccctggggacaaCAATTCCCGCCCTGCTCCTctggaaataaaaggagaagaggaggaggaggaggaggaggaggaggaggaggaggaagaagggaagggcGGGGGtaggagggaaagggaaaagtgtGGCCTACAACTCCCAGCATGCCCTGCACACACTCACCCAGGAGACTACAACTCCCAGCACGCCTCGCGCGCCCCCGCTATTACCGGGCACCGGGAGCTCCTCCCAAGGTCACCGATCCCCCCCggtcccccagcacagcacagccggacacctgcacaggtgcAGTTTATTCGATCCACAACAAGGGCTCGGCTCCCCCCGCACCCCAGCACCGGGGCTTTGCTCCTCTGCTTTGACTGAAATCGTGGCAAAGTGGCCCAAAAAGCGCCGCGGGGGCTCGGGGAGCTCCGTGATCACGGCGGGAGGAGCAGCGGGGCAGCCCCGAGCCCGGAGGTTTCCAGGTGTGCCTGCCTCACAGTGCTTATTTACAGCAATCACAGAAATTTCATATAGAGTTTTCTCTGTGGCCCAATGAGACAAATATCTCCCTATCTagaatataaaaaatacagagatttgCCATTTTTGGAAGTAAAATGTGCATTTATCTGACTGTGAGCAGGAGGAAACCTGAAaacctggtgctgctggagctcccaTCACTGCTGGCAGGTGGAGCCAAATCTtcctccaccccaaaccaccccaaggCAGGAAAAACCCAGAATTCAGCCCATGTTTCTCATGGCAAATAAAGTATTTCAAGTAAAGATGAAGGTGGgtttcagcatttcagagctCTGAGATCAGTCAGTACAATGCAAACCAAACCTGTGCAACAGCAGCTGTGCTTCCTGCTCCAAAAAAATTCACCCCAGTTCCCATCTTTGGGctcttgttgcttttttttttgttttgttttgtttttaatccttGGAAATACCACTAGCagttcttcaaaaaaaaaaaaaaaaaccaaacaaaaaatctaGACAAAGggaagcaacagaaaaaaaaacttcccagcagtgagagaacttctcattttttctgtccattttcagtatttttcatcAGGGAACTGATCCTGGCTTCACCAGGATTGTCCACCTGAAGGAGGAAGGCCAGGGCTAAATTTTGCTCTTGGCATATTAAAGAGTCTTTAATAAAGAGTAacatgtgcaaaaaaaaaaaaaaagaaaaaaaaaaaaagaaaatttaaatagatCAAGCCAGGTTTTGCAGAATTACTGTGGCCAGAacagctccctcctctctgtGTCCTCACCCAACGAGGTAAAAACTGCACTGGGGAGACACCACCACAAAGAAGCCACCAAGAGGTGCCACCAgtcacctcagtgtccttcCTGCCTCCAAAGCCAAGCCAaggtgagcagcagccctgaggaaccaggagcagaaattccccttctcctctccGGTGTTTGCAGAGTTCTCCTAAACAGTGGGTGTCCAACCTTCCCAGCCAggaccagcagctgctctcccaaACTTTCCAAAAAGTTTgtggtgggttgttttttttgggggggggggttttgttgagtttttgggtttttttttcccccaggattATAGCTGGAATCCTTCCATGGGAGCCTCGGGTTGCTGGAAGATGTATTGCTGCTGGTTCTCGTCCACCTGGGGAGCCACGGCTGCGTCGTCCTCCACCCCAAAGTAGTGCTCAATCAAATCAAAGGCTTTCTGGTAGATCTCCTGGTTCTCATGGCTCTGGAGGAATTCTATCTTATCCAAACCTGTGgaggaaataaaatggaatgggatgaaagaaagaaattcgCTCTCCAAAGAATTCTGTGAGCAGAATAAATCCACACCCAAACCTGTCgctgtgatattttatgaaaaa is part of the Haemorhous mexicanus isolate bHaeMex1 chromosome 27, bHaeMex1.pri, whole genome shotgun sequence genome and encodes:
- the TXLNA gene encoding alpha-taxilin isoform X3 → MVSPQGADGVPSGVPSRGRWCPLGCPLRRVDGVPSGVPSRGRWCPLRCPLRWVDGVPSRGRWCPLRCPLKGQVVTPQGGTPLPCCPHSLSPLWQLEEHRNSQKQMRILQKKQSQLVQEKDHLQSEHSKAILARSKLESLCRELQRHNRTLKEEGVQRAREEEEKRKEVTSHFQVTLNDIQLQMEQHNERNSKLRQENMELAERLKKLIEQYELREEHIDKVFKHKELQQQLVDAKLQQAQEMLKEAEERHQREKDFLLKEAVESQRMCELMKQQETHLKQQLALYTEKFEEFQNTLSKSSEVFTTFKQEMEKMTKKIKKLEKETTMYRSRWESSNKALLEMAEEKTLRDKELEGLQVKIQRLEKLCRALQTERNDLNKKVQDLCAHTELLEPLKEPPRDSSEAAPDSLSPGKAPQSPGATGSLAELSTGAAGTEQGTD
- the TXLNA gene encoding alpha-taxilin isoform X1, producing MVSPQVSPQGADGDPSEGKKVSRQGGEGVPSRGRWCPLGCPLRRVDGVPSGVPSRGRWCPLRCPLRWVDGVPSRGRWCPLRCPLKGQVVTPQGGTPLPCCPHSLSPLWQLEEHRNSQKQMRILQKKQSQLVQEKDHLQSEHSKAILARSKLESLCRELQRHNRTLKEEGVQRAREEEEKRKEVTSHFQVTLNDIQLQMEQHNERNSKLRQENMELAERLKKLIEQYELREEHIDKVFKHKELQQQLVDAKLQQAQEMLKEAEERHQREKDFLLKEAVESQRMCELMKQQETHLKQQLALYTEKFEEFQNTLSKSSEVFTTFKQEMEKMTKKIKKLEKETTMYRSRWESSNKALLEMAEEKTLRDKELEGLQVKIQRLEKLCRALQTERNDLNKKVQDLCAHTELLEPLKEPPRDSSEAAPDSLSPGKAPQSPGATGSLAELSTGAAGTEQGTD
- the TXLNA gene encoding alpha-taxilin isoform X4; translation: MKNQGVETKAAPRPSRTSSGMGLEEGDSPEAAAPPEAPLTQEDPKSSRDVSEELSRQLEDILSTYCVDASQENPGEDGGHGDAPEEPDKGRSDSPRNGEQEPGGPEINGEKENSKGSEEFRPGEEAGDRDQKKAQEKKKAKGLGKEITLLMQTLNTLSTSEEKLAALCKKYAELLEEHRNSQKQMRILQKKQSQLVQEKDHLQSEHSKAILARSKLESLCRELQRHNRTLKEEGVQRAREEEEKRKEVTSHFQVTLNDIQLQMEQHNERNSKLRQENMELAERLKKLIEQYELREEHIDKVFKHKELQQQLVDAKLQQAQEMLKEAEERHQREKDFLLKEAVESQRMCELMKQQETHLKQQLALYTEKFEEFQNTLSKSSEVFTTFKQEMEKMTKKIKKLEKETTMYRSRWESSNKALLEMAEEKTLRDKELEGLQVKIQRLEKLCRALQTERNDLNKKVQDLCAHTELLEPLKEPPRDSSEAAPDSLSPGKAPQSPGATGSLAELSTGAAGTEQGTD
- the TXLNA gene encoding alpha-taxilin isoform X2, whose translation is MVSPQVSPQGADGDPSEGKKVSRQGGEGVPSRGRWCPLGCPLRRVDGVPSGVPSRGRWCPLRCPLKGQVVTPQGGTPLPCCPHSLSPLWQLEEHRNSQKQMRILQKKQSQLVQEKDHLQSEHSKAILARSKLESLCRELQRHNRTLKEEGVQRAREEEEKRKEVTSHFQVTLNDIQLQMEQHNERNSKLRQENMELAERLKKLIEQYELREEHIDKVFKHKELQQQLVDAKLQQAQEMLKEAEERHQREKDFLLKEAVESQRMCELMKQQETHLKQQLALYTEKFEEFQNTLSKSSEVFTTFKQEMEKMTKKIKKLEKETTMYRSRWESSNKALLEMAEEKTLRDKELEGLQVKIQRLEKLCRALQTERNDLNKKVQDLCAHTELLEPLKEPPRDSSEAAPDSLSPGKAPQSPGATGSLAELSTGAAGTEQGTD
- the TXLNA gene encoding alpha-taxilin isoform X5; translated protein: MVSPQVSPQVSPQGGKWCPLRCPLRRVDGVPSRGRWCPLRCPLRRVDGVPSRGRWCPLRCPLKGQVVTPQGGTPLPCCPHSLSPLWQLEEHRNSQKQMRILQKKQSQLVQEKDHLQSEHSKAILARSKLESLCRELQRHNRTLKEEGVQRAREEEEKRKEVTSHFQVTLNDIQLQMEQHNERNSKLRQENMELAERLKKLIEQYELREEHIDKVFKHKELQQQLVDAKLQQAQEMLKEAEERHQREKDFLLKEAVESQRMCELMKQQETHLKQQLALYTEKFEEFQNTLSKSSEVFTTFKQEMEKMTKKIKKLEKETTMYRSRWESSNKALLEMAEEKTLRDKELEGLQVKIQRLEKLCRALQTERNDLNKKVQDLCAHTELLEPLKEPPRDSSEAAPDSLSPGKAPQSPGATGSLAELSTGAAGTEQGTD